The proteins below come from a single Streptomyces sp. MRC013 genomic window:
- the recF gene encoding DNA replication/repair protein RecF, with protein sequence MHVTHLSLADFRSYARAELPLDPGVSVFVGANGQGKTNLVEAVGYLATLGSHRVSSDAPLVRIGAERAVIRAAVRQGERQQLVELELNPGKANRARVNRSSQVRPRDVLGIIRTVLFAPEDLALVKGDPGERRRFLDELITARSPRMAGVRSDYDRILRQRNTLLKTAAMARRHGGRSMDLSTLEVWDQHLARAGAELLAQRLDLVAVLQPLAAEAYEQLAPGGGPVALEYHGSAVGDASGPAGREELYERLLAALAGVRRQEIERGVTLVGPHRDDLGLVLGRMPAKGYASHGESWSYALALRLASYDLLRAEGNEPVLVLDDVFAELDARRRARLAELVAPGEQVLVTAAVDDDVPGVLAGARYAVSEGAVERA encoded by the coding sequence ATGCACGTCACGCATCTGTCGCTGGCCGACTTCCGCTCGTACGCCCGGGCCGAGCTCCCGCTCGATCCGGGCGTCAGCGTGTTCGTGGGGGCCAACGGGCAGGGCAAGACGAACCTGGTCGAGGCGGTCGGCTACTTGGCGACACTCGGCAGCCACCGGGTGTCGTCCGACGCGCCCCTCGTCCGGATCGGCGCCGAGCGGGCCGTGATCCGGGCGGCCGTCCGGCAGGGCGAGCGGCAGCAGCTCGTCGAGCTGGAGCTCAACCCCGGGAAGGCCAACCGCGCCCGCGTCAACCGGTCCTCGCAGGTCAGACCGCGTGATGTGCTGGGGATCATACGCACCGTGCTGTTCGCGCCCGAGGACCTCGCCCTGGTGAAGGGCGACCCCGGCGAACGGCGGCGCTTCCTCGACGAGCTGATCACCGCCCGGTCGCCGCGCATGGCCGGCGTGCGGTCCGACTACGACCGGATCCTCAGGCAGCGCAACACCCTGCTGAAAACCGCCGCGATGGCCCGGCGGCACGGTGGCCGCTCCATGGACCTGTCCACCCTCGAGGTGTGGGACCAGCACCTCGCGCGGGCCGGCGCCGAACTGCTCGCACAGCGGCTCGACCTCGTCGCCGTGCTCCAGCCGCTCGCCGCCGAGGCGTACGAGCAGCTGGCCCCCGGCGGCGGTCCGGTCGCCCTGGAGTACCACGGTTCGGCGGTCGGCGACGCCTCCGGGCCGGCCGGCCGGGAGGAGCTGTACGAGCGGCTGCTCGCCGCGCTCGCCGGTGTGCGCAGGCAGGAGATCGAGCGCGGTGTCACCCTCGTCGGGCCGCACCGCGACGACCTCGGCCTGGTACTGGGGCGGATGCCGGCGAAGGGGTACGCCAGCCACGGCGAGTCCTGGTCGTACGCGCTGGCGCTGCGGCTGGCCTCGTACGACCTGCTGCGCGCGGAGGGCAACGAGCCCGTGCTCGTGCTGGACGACGTCTTCGCCGAGCTGGACGCGAGGCGGCGGGCGCGGCTGGCGGAGCTGGTCGCGCCCGGTGAGCAGGTGCTGGTGACGGCGGCGGTGGACGACGACGTGCCGGGGGTGCTGGCGGGGGCGCGGTACGCGGTGTCGGAAGGGGCGGTGGAGCGCGCATGA
- a CDS encoding DciA family protein, translated as MSTQPQSPAGAVRVPVPEPSGVDLARVALRAAKEQAKARGAAARQKKQARRGGGLRSGARADGRDPLPLGAAINRLITERGWEAPAAVGGVMGRWPQIVGEDLAKHCVPLRYDEDPDERVLTVQCDSTAWATQLRLLAPRLVARLNEDLGHGTVRHIRVLGPGGPRRGYGPLRAPGSTGAGDTYG; from the coding sequence ATGAGCACACAGCCGCAGTCGCCGGCGGGCGCGGTGCGCGTCCCGGTCCCCGAGCCGTCCGGCGTGGACCTCGCGCGCGTGGCGCTGCGCGCGGCGAAGGAGCAGGCGAAGGCGCGGGGCGCCGCCGCCCGGCAGAAGAAGCAGGCGCGCCGCGGCGGCGGGCTGCGCTCCGGGGCGCGCGCCGACGGGCGCGACCCGCTGCCGCTGGGCGCGGCGATCAACCGGCTGATCACCGAGCGCGGCTGGGAGGCGCCCGCGGCGGTCGGCGGCGTCATGGGGCGGTGGCCGCAGATCGTGGGCGAGGACCTGGCGAAGCACTGCGTGCCGCTGCGGTACGACGAGGACCCCGACGAGCGCGTCCTCACCGTCCAGTGCGACTCCACGGCATGGGCGACACAGCTGCGGCTGCTCGCCCCGCGGCTGGTGGCCCGGCTCAACGAGGACCTGGGGCACGGGACGGTACGCCACATCCGCGTGCTCGGACCGGGCGGGCCGCGCCGCGGCTACGGCCCGCTGCGGGCGCCCGGGAGCACCGGGGCCGGCGACACCTACGGCTGA
- the gyrB gene encoding DNA topoisomerase (ATP-hydrolyzing) subunit B: MSNDAATPGPPGRWFALCQKGRFVADSGNPNESIPSTPAGESGAVPASGSPAYDASAITVLEGLDAVRKRPGMYIGSTGERGLHHMVQEVVDNSVDEALAGHADTIDVTILENGGVRVVDNGRGIPVGIVPSEGKPAVEVVLTVLHAGGKFGGGGYAVSGGLHGVGVSVVNALSTRVAVEVKTDGHRWTQDYKLGVPTAPLAKHEATEETGTSVTFWADPDVFETTDYSFETLSRRFQEMAFLNKGLTIRLTDERESARATMNADDADASAEAVEEQPARTVTYYYEGGIVDFVKYLNSRKGELIHPTVIAVEAEDKERMLSVEIAMQWNSQYTEGVYSFANTIHTHEGGTHEEGFRAALTGLVNRYARDRKLLREKDDNLTGEDIREGLTAIISVKLGEPQFEGQTKTKLGNTEAKTFVQKVVHEHLSDWFDRNPNEAADIVRKAIQAATARVAARKARDLTRRKGLLESASLPGKLSDCQSNDPTKCEIFIVEGDSAGGSAKSGRNPMYQAILPIRGKILNVEKARIDKILQNTEVQALISAFGTGVHEDFDISKLRYHKIILMADADVDGQHINTLLLTFLFRFMRPLVEAGHVYLSRPPLYKIKWGRDDFEYAYSDRERDALVELGKQNGKRIREDSIQRFKGLGEMNAEELRITTMDQDHRVLGQVTLDDAAQADDLFSVLMGEDVEARRSFIQRNAKDVRFLDI, from the coding sequence ATGTCGAACGACGCAGCCACTCCGGGGCCTCCCGGGCGGTGGTTCGCGCTGTGCCAGAAAGGGCGCTTCGTGGCCGATTCCGGCAACCCCAACGAGAGCATTCCGTCCACTCCTGCCGGCGAGAGCGGCGCGGTCCCGGCGTCGGGCTCCCCCGCGTACGACGCCAGCGCGATCACCGTCCTCGAGGGACTGGACGCGGTCCGCAAACGGCCCGGCATGTACATCGGCTCGACCGGTGAGCGTGGACTCCACCACATGGTTCAGGAGGTCGTCGACAACTCCGTCGACGAGGCCCTGGCCGGCCATGCGGACACCATCGACGTCACGATCCTGGAGAACGGCGGCGTCCGCGTCGTCGACAACGGCCGCGGCATCCCGGTGGGCATCGTCCCCTCCGAGGGCAAGCCCGCCGTCGAGGTCGTCCTGACCGTGCTGCACGCGGGAGGCAAGTTCGGCGGCGGCGGCTACGCGGTCTCCGGCGGCCTGCACGGCGTGGGCGTCTCCGTGGTCAACGCGCTGTCGACGCGGGTCGCCGTCGAGGTGAAGACCGACGGCCACCGCTGGACGCAGGACTACAAGCTGGGCGTCCCCACCGCGCCCCTGGCCAAGCACGAGGCCACCGAGGAGACCGGGACGTCGGTCACCTTCTGGGCGGACCCGGACGTCTTCGAGACCACCGACTACTCCTTCGAGACCCTCTCCCGCCGCTTCCAGGAGATGGCGTTCCTCAACAAGGGCCTGACGATCAGGCTCACCGACGAGCGCGAGTCGGCCAGGGCGACGATGAACGCCGACGACGCCGACGCCTCCGCCGAGGCGGTGGAGGAGCAGCCGGCGCGCACGGTGACGTACTACTACGAGGGCGGCATCGTCGACTTCGTCAAGTACCTCAACTCCCGCAAGGGCGAGCTGATCCACCCCACGGTCATCGCGGTCGAGGCCGAGGACAAGGAGCGGATGCTCTCGGTCGAGATCGCGATGCAGTGGAACTCGCAGTACACGGAGGGCGTGTACTCGTTCGCCAACACGATCCACACCCACGAGGGCGGTACGCACGAGGAGGGCTTCCGCGCGGCGCTGACCGGCCTCGTCAACCGCTACGCGCGCGACAGGAAGCTGCTGCGCGAGAAGGACGACAACCTCACCGGCGAGGACATCCGCGAGGGCCTGACCGCGATCATCTCGGTCAAGCTGGGCGAGCCGCAGTTCGAGGGCCAGACCAAGACCAAGCTGGGCAACACGGAGGCGAAGACCTTCGTGCAGAAGGTCGTCCACGAGCACCTGTCGGACTGGTTCGACCGGAACCCGAACGAGGCGGCGGACATCGTCCGCAAGGCCATCCAGGCCGCCACCGCGCGCGTGGCCGCCCGCAAGGCGCGGGACCTGACGCGCCGCAAGGGCCTGCTGGAGTCGGCGTCCCTGCCGGGCAAGCTGTCCGACTGCCAGTCGAACGACCCGACCAAGTGCGAGATCTTCATCGTCGAGGGCGACTCCGCCGGCGGCTCCGCCAAGTCCGGCCGCAACCCGATGTACCAGGCCATCCTGCCGATCCGCGGCAAGATCCTGAACGTCGAGAAGGCGCGGATCGACAAGATCCTGCAGAACACCGAGGTCCAGGCGCTGATCTCCGCCTTCGGCACCGGTGTCCACGAGGACTTCGACATCTCCAAGCTCCGCTACCACAAGATCATCCTGATGGCGGACGCCGACGTCGACGGCCAGCACATCAACACCCTGCTGCTGACGTTCCTCTTCCGCTTCATGCGGCCGCTGGTCGAGGCCGGCCACGTCTACCTCTCCCGCCCCCCGCTGTACAAGATCAAGTGGGGTCGGGACGACTTCGAGTACGCCTACTCGGACCGCGAGCGCGACGCGCTCGTCGAGCTCGGCAAGCAGAACGGCAAGCGCATCCGCGAGGACTCCATCCAGCGCTTCAAGGGCCTGGGCGAGATGAACGCCGAGGAACTGCGCATCACCACCATGGACCAGGACCACCGGGTGCTCGGCCAGGTCACGCTGGACGACGCGGCCCAGGCCGACGACCTGTTCTCGGTGCTGATGGGCGAGGACGTGGAGGCACGGCGCTCGTTCATCCAGCGCAACGCCAAGGACGTCCGCTTCCTCGACATCTGA
- the gyrA gene encoding DNA gyrase subunit A: protein MADENTPAVTPEEEPAVPGAGLRVEPVGLETEMQRSYLDYAMSVIVSRALPDVRDGLKPVHRRVLYAMYDGGYRPEKGFYKCARVVGDVMGTYHPHGDTSIYDALVRLAQPWSMRMPLVDSNGNFGSPGNDPAAAMRYTECKMAPLSMEMLRDIDEETVDFQDNYDGRNQEPTVLPSRFPNLLVNGSAGIAVGMATNIPPHNLREVAAGAQWALEHPEATHEELLDALIERIKGPDFPTGALVVGRKGIEEAYRTGRGSITMRAVVEVEEVQNRQCLVVTELPYQVNPDNLAQKIADLVKDGRIGGIADVRDETSSRTGQRLVIVLKRDAVAKVVLNNLYKHTDLQTNFGANMLALVDGVPRTLSLDAFIRHWVTHQIEVVVRRTRFRLRKAEERAHILRGLLKALDAIDEVIALIRRSDTVEVARGGLMGLLEIDEVQANAILEMQLRRLAALERQKIVAEHDELQAKIDDYNSILASESRQRRIVSEELAQLVERFGDDRRSQLVPFDGDMSIEDLIAEEDIVVTITRGGYVKRTKTDDYRSQKRGGKGVRGAKLKEDDIVDHFFVSTTHHWLLFFTNKGRVYRAKAYELPDAGRDARGQHVANLLAFQPDERIAQILAIRDYEAAPYLVLATKAGLVKKTPLKDYDSPRSGGVIAINLRERDNGAEGLADELIGAELASAEDDLLLISRKAQSIRFTATDEALRPMGRATSGVKGMSFREGDELLSMNVVRPGTFVFTATDGGYAKRTPVDEYRVQGRGGLGIKAAKIVEDRGSLVGALVVEEGDEILAITLSGGVIRTRVNEVRETGRDTMGVQLINLGKRDAVVGIARNAEAGAEAEEVEQTDAAEGAGTDAEGTEGAVGTGAAVEAAGGTESSAGEHEE from the coding sequence ATGGCCGACGAGAACACCCCCGCCGTGACACCCGAAGAGGAGCCCGCCGTCCCCGGCGCGGGCCTCCGCGTCGAGCCCGTCGGGCTCGAGACCGAGATGCAGCGCTCGTACCTCGACTACGCGATGTCCGTCATCGTGTCGCGCGCGCTGCCCGACGTGCGGGACGGCCTCAAGCCCGTCCACCGGCGCGTCCTGTACGCCATGTACGACGGCGGCTACCGGCCCGAGAAGGGCTTCTACAAGTGCGCCCGCGTCGTCGGCGACGTCATGGGCACGTACCACCCGCACGGCGACACCTCCATCTACGACGCCCTGGTCCGCCTGGCCCAGCCGTGGTCGATGCGCATGCCGCTGGTCGACTCCAACGGCAACTTCGGCTCCCCCGGGAACGACCCGGCCGCCGCCATGCGCTACACCGAGTGCAAGATGGCGCCCCTGTCCATGGAGATGCTCCGGGACATCGACGAGGAGACCGTCGACTTCCAGGACAACTACGACGGCCGCAACCAGGAGCCGACGGTCCTCCCGTCGCGCTTCCCGAACCTGCTGGTCAACGGCTCCGCCGGCATCGCGGTCGGCATGGCCACCAACATCCCGCCGCACAACCTGCGCGAGGTCGCGGCCGGGGCCCAGTGGGCGCTGGAGCACCCCGAGGCCACCCACGAGGAGCTGCTGGACGCGCTGATCGAGCGCATCAAGGGCCCCGACTTCCCGACCGGCGCCCTCGTCGTCGGCCGCAAGGGCATCGAGGAGGCGTACCGCACCGGCCGCGGCTCCATCACGATGCGCGCGGTCGTCGAGGTCGAGGAGGTCCAGAACCGGCAGTGCCTGGTCGTCACCGAGCTGCCGTACCAGGTCAACCCGGACAACCTCGCGCAGAAGATCGCCGACCTGGTGAAGGACGGCAGGATCGGCGGCATCGCGGACGTCCGCGACGAGACCAGCTCCCGCACGGGCCAGCGCCTCGTCATCGTCCTCAAGCGCGACGCGGTCGCCAAGGTCGTCCTTAACAACCTCTACAAGCACACCGACCTCCAGACCAACTTCGGCGCGAACATGCTCGCGCTGGTCGACGGGGTGCCGCGCACGCTCTCGCTGGACGCGTTCATCCGCCACTGGGTGACCCACCAGATCGAGGTCGTCGTCCGCCGCACGCGCTTCCGCCTGCGCAAGGCCGAGGAGCGGGCCCACATCCTGCGCGGCCTGCTCAAGGCGCTGGACGCGATCGACGAGGTCATCGCCCTGATCCGGCGCAGCGACACGGTGGAGGTCGCGCGCGGGGGCCTGATGGGCCTGCTGGAGATCGACGAGGTCCAGGCCAACGCCATCCTGGAGATGCAGCTGCGCCGCCTGGCCGCCCTGGAGCGCCAGAAGATCGTCGCGGAGCACGACGAGCTCCAGGCGAAGATCGACGACTACAACTCCATCCTCGCCTCCGAGTCCCGCCAGCGGCGGATCGTCAGCGAGGAGCTGGCGCAGCTGGTGGAGAGGTTCGGCGACGACCGCCGCTCGCAGCTCGTGCCGTTCGACGGCGACATGTCCATCGAGGACCTGATCGCCGAGGAGGACATCGTCGTCACGATCACCCGCGGCGGCTACGTGAAGCGGACGAAGACCGACGACTACCGGTCGCAGAAGCGCGGCGGCAAGGGCGTGCGGGGCGCGAAGCTGAAGGAGGACGACATCGTCGACCACTTCTTCGTCTCCACCACGCACCACTGGCTGCTGTTCTTCACCAACAAGGGCCGCGTCTACCGCGCCAAGGCGTACGAGCTGCCCGACGCCGGCCGGGACGCCCGGGGCCAGCACGTCGCCAACCTGCTGGCCTTCCAGCCGGACGAGCGGATCGCCCAGATTCTCGCGATCCGCGACTACGAGGCGGCGCCCTATCTGGTCCTCGCGACCAAGGCGGGCCTGGTGAAGAAGACCCCGCTCAAGGACTACGACTCCCCGCGCTCGGGCGGCGTCATCGCCATCAACCTGCGCGAGCGGGACAACGGCGCCGAAGGCCTCGCCGACGAGCTGATCGGCGCGGAGCTGGCCTCCGCCGAGGACGACCTGCTGCTCATCAGCAGGAAGGCCCAGTCCATCCGCTTCACCGCGACGGACGAGGCGCTGCGCCCCATGGGCCGGGCCACCTCCGGCGTGAAGGGCATGAGTTTCCGCGAAGGCGACGAACTCCTCTCGATGAACGTCGTCCGTCCCGGTACGTTCGTCTTCACGGCCACGGACGGCGGTTACGCCAAGCGGACGCCCGTCGACGAGTACCGCGTCCAGGGTCGTGGCGGTCTCGGCATCAAGGCTGCGAAGATCGTGGAGGACCGCGGTTCGCTCGTCGGCGCGCTGGTGGTCGAGGAGGGTGACGAGATCCTCGCCATCACGCTGTCCGGCGGTGTGATCCGCACGCGCGTCAACGAAGTCAGGGAGACCGGCCGTGACACCATGGGCGTCCAGCTGATCAACCTGGGCAAGCGCGACGCCGTCGTGGGCATCGCGCGGAACGCCGAGGCCGGCGCCGAAGCCGAGGAGGTCGAGCAGACCGACGCGGCGGAGGGCGCGGGCACGGACGCGGAAGGGACCGAGGGCGCCGTCGGCACCGGCGCCGCGGTCGAGGCAGCCGGGGGCACGGAGTCCTCGGCCGGGGAGCACGAGGAGTAA
- a CDS encoding DLW-39 family protein, translating into MKKLLLVALAAIGGLLVYRQIQADRAEQDLWTEATDSVPAGS; encoded by the coding sequence GTGAAGAAGCTTCTCCTGGTCGCACTGGCCGCCATCGGCGGGCTCCTCGTGTACCGCCAGATCCAGGCGGATCGCGCCGAGCAGGACCTGTGGACGGAGGCGACCGACTCCGTGCCCGCGGGTTCGTGA
- a CDS encoding helix-turn-helix transcriptional regulator translates to MDAAQQEATARARELQRSWYGEPLGALFRRLIDDLGLNQARLAAILGLSAPMLSQLMSGQRAKIGNPAVVQRVQALQQLAGQVADGSVSAVEATDRMEEIRKSQGGSVLTASGQTAVGSGAPTVRRVVREIQSLLRSVAAAGDIIDAADSLAPTHPELAEFLRVYGAGRTADAVAHYESHQS, encoded by the coding sequence ATGGATGCTGCACAGCAGGAAGCGACCGCCAGAGCCAGAGAGCTCCAGCGCAGCTGGTACGGCGAACCGCTGGGGGCGCTCTTCCGTCGGCTGATCGACGACCTCGGCCTCAACCAGGCCCGGCTCGCCGCCATACTGGGACTCTCCGCCCCCATGCTGTCACAGCTGATGAGCGGTCAGCGTGCGAAGATCGGCAACCCGGCCGTCGTCCAGCGCGTCCAGGCCCTGCAGCAGCTCGCCGGCCAGGTCGCCGACGGCAGTGTGAGCGCCGTCGAGGCGACGGACCGGATGGAGGAGATCAGGAAGTCGCAGGGCGGTTCGGTGCTGACTGCCTCCGGCCAGACCGCCGTCGGCTCGGGCGCGCCCACGGTGCGCCGCGTCGTCCGGGAGATCCAGTCGCTGCTGCGCTCGGTCGCGGCGGCCGGCGACATCATCGACGCCGCCGACTCGCTCGCCCCCACCCATCCCGAACTGGCAGAGTTCCTCCGGGTGTACGGCGCCGGCCGCACCGCGGACGCGGTCGCGCACTACGAGTCGCACCAGAGCTGA
- a CDS encoding DUF6344 domain-containing protein has protein sequence MAADRVTHFWTAIVSFLRGLLALAGLTPPVAHRCGGAAAPAAPAARTSRTAAAALPVQRPAAAPGAGAGRGVGYGVGGGRTPRGWALPPTIKQRIRAEAHGASPAVRRLPAADVPAPVCPADAGHTAAAALVGAAAAH, from the coding sequence ATGGCCGCCGACAGGGTCACGCACTTCTGGACCGCAATCGTCTCCTTCCTCCGTGGGCTCCTCGCCCTCGCGGGGCTCACCCCGCCCGTCGCGCACCGGTGCGGCGGCGCCGCCGCACCCGCCGCACCCGCCGCCCGTACGTCCCGCACCGCGGCCGCGGCCCTGCCGGTGCAGCGACCCGCCGCAGCGCCCGGGGCCGGCGCCGGCCGGGGGGTCGGGTACGGGGTCGGCGGGGGCCGGACACCGCGCGGGTGGGCGCTGCCGCCGACGATCAAGCAGCGCATCCGCGCCGAGGCGCACGGCGCCTCACCCGCCGTGCGCCGTCTGCCCGCCGCCGACGTCCCCGCGCCGGTGTGCCCGGCCGACGCCGGACACACCGCCGCGGCCGCCCTCGTGGGGGCGGCCGCCGCGCACTAG
- a CDS encoding DUF5324 family protein, giving the protein MTRMDSVRAATDSAKESVLHAADVVAPYAGAAREQAALYAREARVRMAPKVSEAARQARVHYGVYVAPHVPPKLDAAAHRAAHRTRRAARQAASYTAPRLEQVMAAAGPAREEAVSRSTAALAALRGQVTAKEVRKLVRRHERRVRNRRAMKGVAVLGLVLGGAAAVWKWWEGQADPDWLAEPPTEVSEGAALTSVDGSEPASARAETVEASEAFDAEEPENGDGLR; this is encoded by the coding sequence GTGACCCGCATGGACAGCGTGCGCGCCGCCACCGATTCGGCCAAGGAGAGCGTGCTGCACGCCGCGGACGTGGTGGCGCCCTACGCCGGCGCGGCCAGGGAGCAGGCGGCGCTGTACGCGCGCGAGGCGCGCGTCAGGATGGCGCCGAAGGTCTCCGAAGCCGCCCGGCAGGCGCGCGTCCACTACGGCGTGTACGTCGCGCCGCACGTACCGCCGAAGCTCGACGCGGCCGCTCACCGAGCGGCGCACCGGACCCGGAGGGCCGCGCGTCAGGCCGCCTCCTACACCGCCCCCCGCCTGGAGCAGGTGATGGCCGCCGCGGGGCCCGCACGCGAGGAGGCCGTGTCCCGTTCGACCGCCGCCCTCGCCGCGCTGCGCGGCCAGGTGACGGCGAAGGAGGTCAGGAAACTGGTCCGCCGGCACGAGCGCCGCGTCCGCAACCGGCGGGCGATGAAGGGGGTGGCCGTCCTCGGCCTGGTCCTCGGCGGCGCCGCGGCGGTGTGGAAGTGGTGGGAGGGGCAGGCCGACCCGGACTGGCTGGCCGAACCGCCCACGGAGGTCTCCGAGGGGGCCGCGCTCACGTCGGTCGACGGCAGCGAGCCGGCCTCCGCGAGGGCGGAGACGGTCGAGGCGTCCGAGGCTTTCGACGCGGAGGAGCCGGAGAACGGCGACGGGCTCCGCTGA